TCGACACGCTCCACGTTCTCGCGGAGGTCGGTGTCGTCGTCGCGCTCGCCGCGTTGGCGATTGTACCGCGGTTCGGTCGGCGGACGCGAACCGGGCTGGCGACGATGGGGCTGGTCACGACCTCGGGGTTCCTGGTCCACTTCTCCGGCGGGTACATCGAGGCCCACTTCCACTTTTTCGTCGTGATGGCCGTGGTCGCCGTCTACGAGGACTGGCTGCCGTTCTTCCTCGGCATCGGGTACGTCGCCGTCCAACACGGCGTGTTCGGCATGATAGACCCGAGCCGCGTGTACAACCACTCGGCGGCGATAAACAACCCGTGGGCGTGGGCGTTCATCCACGCGGCGTTCGTCCTCATGCTGGCCGCGGCGCTGATGGCCCACTGGGCTTCGACCGAGCGGTCCCGTGAGGCGGCACAGGAGCAACTCGAACAGGCCAGAACGAAGACCCAGGAGGTCGAGAATCTGGAGGAGAAGAAAGCCGAGATGGAGCGAACCATCGCGGAAGCCGAGGAGGCGAAAGCCGAAGCGGAGGCGCGCCAGCGGGAGGTCGAGGAGTTCAACGAGCACCTCGAAGCCACGGCCGACGCCTACAGCGCGGCGATGTCCCGAGCGGCAGACGGCGACCTCACGGTCCGCATCGACCCCGACAGCGAGAGCGAGGCGATGGCCCAGATCGCCGAGTCGTTCAACGAGATGATGACCGAGACCGAGTCGGCGATGGAGGACATCCAGGCGTTCTCACAGGAGGTCGCGTCGACGAGTGACCAGGTCACGGCCGGTGCGAGCGAGGCGACCGAGGCCAGCGAGGACATGAGCGAGTCGATTCAGGGCATCGCCAGCGGTGCGGACGAACAGCGGGAGATGCTCGAAACCGTTTCGAGCGAGATGACCGACCTGTCGGCGACCGTCGAGGAGGTCGCCGCCTCCGCAGAGACCGTCGCCGAGCGGTCCCGCGAGACGGCCGAAATCGCGGACGCCGGCGAGGAGACGGCACAGGAGGCGATTGCGGGGTCCCGGGAGGTCCAGACCGCCATCGACTCGACGGTCGAGAACGTCGAACGGCTCGACGAGAAGATGGGCGAAATCGGCGACATCGTGGAACTCATCGGCGACATCGCCGAGCAGACCAACATGCTCGCGCTGAACGCCAACATCGAGGCCGCGCGTGCCGGGAACGGGTCGGGCGGCGACGGGTTCGCCGTCGTCGCCGACGAGGTCAAACAGCTCGCGGAGGAGACCCAGGCCTCTGCGACCGAAATCGAGCAGCTAATCGAGGAGACCCAGGCCCAGACCGAGACCACGGTCACGGAGGCACGCGAGGCGAAACAGGACATGCGCGAGAGCACCGAGGCCGTCGAGGCGGTCGTCGACACGTTCACGAAGGTCGCCGAGAACGCCGAGGCGACCGACGACGGCATTCAGGAAATCAGCGACACGACCGACGACCAGGCCGCCACGACCGAAGAGGCGGTGTCGATAGTCGGGGAGGCCGTGGACATCAGCGAGGCGACCGCCACGGAGACCGAGACCGCCTCCGCGACCGCCGAGGAACAGGCCGCGTCCATGTCGCAGGTCAGCGCCAGCCTCGAATCGCTCGCCGAACAGTCGGAGCAGCTCCAGACGATGCTGTCGGAGTTCGACGTCGGCAGCCGGTAGCTCACTCCTCCCAGTACTCTTTCTCGGCGTTGCTGTCGAGGTAGGTCGACAGCGTCCGGTCGGCTTTCTCCCCGCCCGGCGGCGACCCGGCGTACAGCCCGACCATCTCTCTGTCGGGGTAGACGGTGATGTCCGGTTCCTCCATCGTCGAGACCATCAGCAGGCGGAGTTCGGAGTCGCCGGCCTCGATTTCGTGGGCGCTCTCCTCGCCGGCCGGGAGCGCGACGTAATCGCCCGGTTCGAGCGCGTGCGCCTCGGCCTCGGGGCCGAGCCAGAGCGTCCCTGTCCCGGATCGGACGAATATCGCCTCCTCGTTCCCCTCGTGATAGTGGCGCACCCAGAGCCGCTTGCCCGGCGGGACGGCGTAGAGGCTCGCGCCGAGGTCCTCGCCGCCGGCGGCGTCGCCCAGTTGCTTGCGCCTGAACGTCCGGTCGCCGTGCTCGTAGTCCGTCCAGTCGAGGTCGGATTCGTTGACAGGGCCGTCGCTCATGCCCGGTCAGACTGCCCGCGGGGAGAAAAAATCTACTGCGCTACAGTTCGTCGGCCAGCACGTCGAGCGTGGCGTCGAGGACGGCCGGGCGCTCGCCGGCCAGGTAGCGGATGGTGCCCTCGCGGACGCTCCGCGTCGCGACGCCGCCTTCGGGGACCCGCTCGCTGACTTCGCGCACCAGTTCGTGGAGGTCCACGTCGCCGTCGGCGCGGACGTACATCGTGTCCGTCGAGATGCCGAGCACGGCGTCGCTCTCGTCGCGGACCTCGCGGTAGAGTTCATCGAGCAGGAGCGACTCCGGCGGGAACTCGTACTGGTGGGTGAACGCGTCCGTATCGAGGACGGCGATGTCCACGCCGTCGACGGTCCGGTAGTCGAGGTTGGCCTCGGCGGTCGCGACCTCCTCGTCGACCTTCTCGCGGAACTGCTCGGCGATGTGGCCGGCCAGGCCGCCCACGTCCTCCTCGTCGTCGCCGAACACGAGGTCGGTGATGAGTTCGCGCTTGTCCTCGTAGGACTGGTAGTGGGCTTCGAGCGCGACGGCCTCCCGGAGCTCCGAGACAGCGCTCTCGTCGTAGCCGGCCTCGCTCGCGGCCGCGGCGTACGGCTCGGGGATGTTCTCCCAGAAGCTCACGGCCGGGAGGTGCTGGAGGTCGTCGCGCACGTCGTCGTTGACGTGTGCGGCGACGTTAGCGGCGAGCGACGTCGCGGTGGTCTCGGAGACGGTCTCGGCCGAAGGGGAGACGACGGCGTCGACCGTGTCGACGACCGCCCCGTCGACGTCGATGTCGTCGACGACGACCGTCGGCGCGCCGTAGACGTTCAGCAGGTCGAACCCGTCGAGGCTCTCGCGCGTGCCGCCGGCGGCGACGAAGACGAACAGCGGGAGCTTCTCCTCGTGGCGCTCCCGGTTGTCCAGCATCGTCGTCGTGTCCTTCGTCGCGTCGTCCATGTCGTAGACGCCGCCCTCGATGGGGCGTCGGTCGAAGTAGTGGTACTTCGCGTCGGCCCGGCGATGCTGGTCGGTGACCAGCGGGAGCGTCGCCCGTTCGAGCGCGCTGCCGGCCAGGTAGCCGTCCGCGGTGTTCGCGTGGCGCACGATGACCGGGCGGTCCGTCAGCACGGCCTTCCGGATGTGGGTCGCGGCTTCGACCAGGGCATCGGAGAGGGCCGCGACCGCCGTGTCCTCGGCAAGCGGGTCGACCGTGTCGGGGCGGGCCTCGTCGTCGAGGGCGTCGGCGAGTCGCTGCTCGACCGCCTCGCGCTCGTCGGCTTCGAGCACCTCGAGCGTTTCGGTCTCGACCTGCAGTTCGCCGCGACGCTCGCGGACCTCGCCCATCAGTCGGACGTAGTCGTCTTCCTCGACCTCGGGGTAGGCGCGGACGCCCGCCTCGACGAAGGCCGCACAGTCGACGGTCCCGGTCTCGTCCTGCAGTTCGAACACCGTCGGCCCGGAGGTCTGTCGGATGCCGACGACCTCCCCTTCGAGCTGCACGTCCGAACCGACGTGGCCTTCCAGGTCGCCGATGGCGGCGGCGACCGCCTCAGCCGTCTGGCCTTCGTCGGTCTCGTCGTCGGACTCCGTGACGACGGCGGTGTTCGACCCGCCGTCGTTGCCGCCGACGGCCGCGGTACCTTCGACGCGGTCTGCGTCGCCGGCCCGGCTGACCGACCCGGCGTTCGCGGTGCTGTCCGAGTCGGACGAGCCCGAATCGTCGTCAGCGCTCGATTCACTCTCGCCCTGGCTCTCGGACTCCGTCGCAGAGTCGGCCTCTGAGTCGGCGGCTTCGTCGTCTTCGTCGTCCTCGTCGTCTTCGTTTTCGAGCAGGACGGAGTGGCCGATGTCCGGGTCGTCGACGAGGACGCCGCGGAACTCGCGTTCGGACTGGCGAATCGACCACCCGAGGTCGACGTTGCCGTTGTCCCGTACGTTTTTGACCTGGACGTAGACGGTGTCGCCCGGTTCCCAGTCGAGGGAATCGAGCCGCTGGTCCAGTTCGCTCCGGTGGAGCAGCCCCGTCACGCTGTCGCCGATGTCGACGAACACGCCGAACTCGGCGAAGCCGTCGACACTGCCGCGGTAGTAGCGGTCGACCGATAGCTGGTCGGCACGAGACCCGCGGAACTCGAACAGGGCGTCCTCCTCGTGGAGGTCACAGATGCGTCCTTCGACAGATTTGCCACAGATGATACACGAACCCATTACACGGTGCAAGCATGTCGGGCCTAAAACGGTTGTCGAATTCCGGACGAGCTGGGCGGGCCCGCTATTCGAACAGGTCGCTCTCCTCTTCGAGCAGTTCGAGCCCTGCAGCGACCGCTTCGGCCTGTTCCGGGAACAGAGCCACCTCGATTTCGCTCCCCTGCTCGTCTTCGAAGGCGAGCTTCACGCGCTTGTCGCCGTACTCGCGAACGTCGACGCCCGCCACGTCGTACATCTTGATTGTCGCTTCCTTGTTCGACGGGCCGACGCTCTTGAACGCGCCGTCCTTGAGTTCCAGCATGAACTGGTCGATGTCGATACTGAGCATCGCGTGGAGACGCGGGCCGGCGGCCCCTAAAACCCGGAGTCGGCGACCAGCACCGAGAGGGCCTGGAAGCCGCGGAAGCCGTAGCCGAAGACGATGGCGGCGGGCACGGCTCCGACCACCGCGGCGACCGGCAGTCTGACCTCGTGGACGACGGCCGTCCCGAGCAGGTACAGCGCCGCGCCCCAGGCGGTGACGAACACCCGGACCTCGGCACTTGGCAGGCCGGCCAGCAGGCAGGGAGCCATCGCGTAACACAGCACCTGGACGGTCTCGCTCACGCCACCGCGGTCGGAGGCGACGGGGAGCACCGAGAGCGGGAGCAACAGTAGCGTCTGTAACGCCGCCGTCAGATGCACCGTCGCCGGCGTGACGAACACGAGGACGGCAAACAGCGCCAGCACCGCGACGCCGGGCGAGAAGCCCGCGATGGCGGGGTAGTCGAACGGCCCCGTCGACAGCAGTCCCCGCTCGGCCAGCTTGACGACGGCGTAGCGGCTCACCTCCTCGACGAGGACGACCGTCGCCGCGAACACCAGCCCCGGTGCCTGGTCGCCCGGAGCCACGCCGGTGCGGAAGAACCGCCGCGGGCGAGACAGTATCTCGACCCACGCGCGAACCAGCGCGACTGGCCCCCGGTCCCGGCCGCCGCTCGGATTCTCGACCCACTGAGTCACGGCAGTGCGTAGGGCGTGGGTCGGTTTGACCGTTTCCTTCTTCCGGGCGCGTGGGGTTCAGGTTCGGACACGCACAGCGGTGCTCGGGGCTACTCCGCTGCTTCTTCGGCGCAGATGCTCACGGGTCTGACACACACAGCGGTCCTCACCGTTAATCATCTGCCCCGACGTTCTCCGTGCTCTCGAAACACGCCGGGTCCGGCTCGATGTTCGCGTACTGGACCGCCTCCTCGCCCAGCGTCGCCACGCGCTCGTCGATGCCGGCGTCGACTATCCGACCGTCGGCGATGTGGTTGCGCGCGTTCGGAATCGCGGCCTGGTGGGGGATGACCCAGCAGTTCAGCGCCCGGCAGACGGAGCGGAGGTGTTCGAGCGCGGTGATGGGAAAACTGCCGCCGGCGACTGCCAGCAGCCCCACCGTCTTGTGTTCGAACTCGTCGAAGCCACAGTAATCGAGGGCGTTCTTCAGCACGCCGGAGTAGGACCCGTGGTACACCGGCGTCCCGAGCAGAATCGAGTCGGCCGCGTGGATTTCGTCGGCGAACGCGACGGCGTCGCCGGCCTCGCGGCGGTCGGCGTCGAACACCGGCAGGTCGAACTCCCGGAGGTCGAGCAGGTCCGTCGTCGCTCCCATCCGCCCGGCCGCGGCAAGCGCGCGCTCGATGCCGATACGAGTGTAGCTCTGGTCTCTGAGACTCCCGGCGACACCGACGACGCGTGGTTCGCTCATGAGAAGGCTATCGCGGGCGGCCGGTATATCGGTGATGGAGGGCGGCGTCGCCGGTCGTCCGAGAACGTCGGCCGTGCGGGCGGTCGCTCAGGAGCCGAGTTGAATCTTCTCGGGCGAGGCTTCCTCGCGGGAGCGGTGGCCGAGGTCGGCTTTCAGCGCCTCGATGGCCTCCTCCGGGTCGGTCTCCGAATCGAAGACCCGGTCAAAGCCGAGCGCCTTGAACGTCTCGCGCGTCTCCTCGAAGGAATCCTGCCCGACGGCGAGGTTCCCGCCGATGTACGTCGTCACGTCCAGCCCCGCCTCGTTGATTTGCTGCTGGAACCCCTGGCAGTCCTGCTCGGCGTGGCCGTACAGCGACGACACGAGTATCGCTTCGGCGTCGTGTTCATCCGCGGCGTCGACGAACTCCGACTGGGACGACTGAACGCCGAGGTTGACTACCTCGAACCCCGCCGCTTCGAACGCC
Above is a window of Haloarcula sp. DT43 DNA encoding:
- a CDS encoding methyl-accepting chemotaxis protein — translated: MPDTTSGSTRTRFRGLTPMERFREFVSYVPSGDTIPDETWRGRHRNILILLLAHVPFLLALGLYSGTESLVTGATLPEIDTLHVLAEVGVVVALAALAIVPRFGRRTRTGLATMGLVTTSGFLVHFSGGYIEAHFHFFVVMAVVAVYEDWLPFFLGIGYVAVQHGVFGMIDPSRVYNHSAAINNPWAWAFIHAAFVLMLAAALMAHWASTERSREAAQEQLEQARTKTQEVENLEEKKAEMERTIAEAEEAKAEAEARQREVEEFNEHLEATADAYSAAMSRAADGDLTVRIDPDSESEAMAQIAESFNEMMTETESAMEDIQAFSQEVASTSDQVTAGASEATEASEDMSESIQGIASGADEQREMLETVSSEMTDLSATVEEVAASAETVAERSRETAEIADAGEETAQEAIAGSREVQTAIDSTVENVERLDEKMGEIGDIVELIGDIAEQTNMLALNANIEAARAGNGSGGDGFAVVADEVKQLAEETQASATEIEQLIEETQAQTETTVTEAREAKQDMRESTEAVEAVVDTFTKVAENAEATDDGIQEISDTTDDQAATTEEAVSIVGEAVDISEATATETETASATAEEQAASMSQVSASLESLAEQSEQLQTMLSEFDVGSR
- a CDS encoding cupin domain-containing protein; amino-acid sequence: MSDGPVNESDLDWTDYEHGDRTFRRKQLGDAAGGEDLGASLYAVPPGKRLWVRHYHEGNEEAIFVRSGTGTLWLGPEAEAHALEPGDYVALPAGEESAHEIEAGDSELRLLMVSTMEEPDITVYPDREMVGLYAGSPPGGEKADRTLSTYLDSNAEKEYWEE
- a CDS encoding DHH family phosphoesterase; protein product: MGSCIICGKSVEGRICDLHEEDALFEFRGSRADQLSVDRYYRGSVDGFAEFGVFVDIGDSVTGLLHRSELDQRLDSLDWEPGDTVYVQVKNVRDNGNVDLGWSIRQSEREFRGVLVDDPDIGHSVLLENEDDEDDEDDEAADSEADSATESESQGESESSADDDSGSSDSDSTANAGSVSRAGDADRVEGTAAVGGNDGGSNTAVVTESDDETDEGQTAEAVAAAIGDLEGHVGSDVQLEGEVVGIRQTSGPTVFELQDETGTVDCAAFVEAGVRAYPEVEEDDYVRLMGEVRERRGELQVETETLEVLEADEREAVEQRLADALDDEARPDTVDPLAEDTAVAALSDALVEAATHIRKAVLTDRPVIVRHANTADGYLAGSALERATLPLVTDQHRRADAKYHYFDRRPIEGGVYDMDDATKDTTTMLDNRERHEEKLPLFVFVAAGGTRESLDGFDLLNVYGAPTVVVDDIDVDGAVVDTVDAVVSPSAETVSETTATSLAANVAAHVNDDVRDDLQHLPAVSFWENIPEPYAAAASEAGYDESAVSELREAVALEAHYQSYEDKRELITDLVFGDDEEDVGGLAGHIAEQFREKVDEEVATAEANLDYRTVDGVDIAVLDTDAFTHQYEFPPESLLLDELYREVRDESDAVLGISTDTMYVRADGDVDLHELVREVSERVPEGGVATRSVREGTIRYLAGERPAVLDATLDVLADEL
- a CDS encoding YIP1 family protein, which encodes MTQWVENPSGGRDRGPVALVRAWVEILSRPRRFFRTGVAPGDQAPGLVFAATVVLVEEVSRYAVVKLAERGLLSTGPFDYPAIAGFSPGVAVLALFAVLVFVTPATVHLTAALQTLLLLPLSVLPVASDRGGVSETVQVLCYAMAPCLLAGLPSAEVRVFVTAWGAALYLLGTAVVHEVRLPVAAVVGAVPAAIVFGYGFRGFQALSVLVADSGF
- a CDS encoding NADPH-dependent FMN reductase, whose product is MSEPRVVGVAGSLRDQSYTRIGIERALAAAGRMGATTDLLDLREFDLPVFDADRREAGDAVAFADEIHAADSILLGTPVYHGSYSGVLKNALDYCGFDEFEHKTVGLLAVAGGSFPITALEHLRSVCRALNCWVIPHQAAIPNARNHIADGRIVDAGIDERVATLGEEAVQYANIEPDPACFESTENVGADD
- the glmS gene encoding methylaspartate mutase subunit S — protein: MRTVILGVIGSDAHVVGITILERAFEAAGFEVVNLGVQSSQSEFVDAADEHDAEAILVSSLYGHAEQDCQGFQQQINEAGLDVTTYIGGNLAVGQDSFEETRETFKALGFDRVFDSETDPEEAIEALKADLGHRSREEASPEKIQLGS